The DNA segment GAGCCGCCCTTCTTCCAGGACTTCAGCCTGGAGCCGTCGGGCGCCACGGCCAGCGTGCGCGGCGCGCGCGCTCTGGGTATCTTCGGCGATTCGGTGACCACCGACCATATCTCGCCGGCCGGCTCGATCAAGGACACCTCGCCCGCGGGCAAGTACCTGCAGGAGCATGGCGTGCTCAAGGCCGACTTCAACAGCTACGGTTCGCGCCGCGGTAACCATGAGGTGATGATGCGCGGCACCTTCGCCAACGTTCGCATCAAGAACCTGATGATCCCGCCCAAGCCGGACGGCGCACGCGTGGAAGGCGGCATTACCATCCACCAGCCCACCGGCGAGCAGATGTCGATCTACGACGCGGCCATGAAGTACGTCGCCGAGGGCACGCCCACGGTGGTGTTCGGCGGCGAGGAGTACGGCACCGGCTCGTCGCGCGACTGGGCCGCCAAGGGCACGCAGCTGCTGGGCGTGAAGGCCGTGGTGGCGCGCAGCTTCGAGCGGATCCACCGCTCCAACCTGGTTGGCATGGGCGTGCTGCCGCTGCAGTTCAAGGGCAGCGACAGCGCACAGACGCTGGGCATCACCGGGAACGAGACCTTCGACATCGAAGGCATCGAGGGCGACCTCAAGCCACAGCAGGACCTGGTGCTGGTGATCAAGCGCGCCAACGGCGACGTGCAGCGCGTGCCGGTGTTGCTGCGCATCGACACGCCGATCGAGGTCGATTACTACAACCACGGCGGCATCCTGCCGTTCGTGCTGCGTCAGCTGCTGGCAGCCGCCTGACGCCCCGCGGACCGCGATCCGCGATCCGCGAAAGCCAACGCCGCCTGCCCGGCCCCGTGACGCGGGGCCGGGCAGGCGGCGTTTGTCATTGTGAGCATGGTGCGGCCTCGGGATCACCTCGCGCCCCTGCGCCGTCTGGTGCCCGTGTAAGTTCCACGCAAGGCAGTGCTGCCACACTGTGTCCCAAAGAACAGCGGTCGCAACGACCCGGAGGCGGGGCCACCCCGCCTCAGACAGATACAGGAGACAACATGGCAAAGATCATCATCGCATTCGTCGTCATTGCCGGCGCGGCCCTCTACCTGCTGACCAAGGGCGGCAGCGACGTGTCGATTTCCGGCGAGCAGCACGGTGTCGAGACCCACGCACCGGCGGTGCCGGCAGCCAGCGAAAAGAAATAAGAGCGATCCTTCAGCCTCGCCAAGTACAAGGCGCAACGTATCGCGCGGCCGCCTTGTCAACGCAACGAGTAGAATACCGTTTTACGCATAAACGGACGGTTTCATTCTATGGCAGGTTTTCGCCCCAAGGCTTCCCCACGTCTTTCGCCCGACGCCGAGCGGTTGGTGGCCGATGCGCTCGCCCTCGACGCATCGGGCAGCCGCATGGAGGATGGCTACTGGGAACGGCGACTCTCGCAGCGCCTGGGCCGCCTGCTGAAGAACGGTAGCCAGACCGCGCTTGACGCGGCGTTGGAACACCTGTTCAAGCACAACGCCGACGCCTCCGACGTGCTGGCCGAGCAGGCCGAGACGCTGGCCGAATCGGCCACCATCGAGGTCGATGGCCAGCGCTACGACGCGCTGCTGATCGCCGCGCCGATCCTGGCGCACACGCGTTACGCCATCCCCTCGGGCGCGCTCAAGCCGGAGCTGGCCCAGACGCTGGCCGTGCACTTGCAGGCACATGTGCTGGCTTCGGCCACCAAGGTCGCGCTGTCGCCGTACCTGTACAGCATCGACCAGCTGCCGCGCACGCACAGCGACACGTTTGCGCTGACGCACAAGCTGGCCGCGGCCGCGCTGGCCGGCTCGGTGCCCAAGGTCGACCTGCGCGACCTGCCCGAGACCGCGCCGATCCTGGCCGACCCCCGCTACCTGCTGGCCGTGGTGGTGGCCCCGCACGAGCAGGCGCTGTTCCGCTGGCAGGAGGACGCCAAGGAGCACCATGCCGAGCGCTCGGTATGCCTGGAGCAATGGCGCAGCCAGGTCCAGCCATCGGTGGCGCTGCTGCTGCCGGGCTGCGAGTTCGAGTTGCTGTTGCCCGACGCCTTCTTCCTGTCGTGCCGCGAATCCGACAAGAGCATCCGCCCGCTGACGGTGCGCGCCGCCGTCAACTACCTGGCCGGCACGCTGGATATCTCCGCCGGCCAGCTGGCCGCGGTGGTGGCCGCGTTCGGCGAGGAAGTGGTCGAGGAATACCGCGTCGGCTTCACCATGCGCGGCGAGAAGGACGTGATCTACGGCATCGTCTGGCCGGTCTACGGCCGCGAAGCCGGCGAAGTCGATGCCGACGAGAAGGGCAACCCGCTCGAGCAGATCTGCGAGGAACTGCGCAATGCGGGCGTGGAAGACATCTTCCGCCACGCGGCGCTGTTCGATCCGGAGTACTGCGAGGATTGCGGCACGCCGCTGTATGCCGACCGCAATGGCGAGATCGTGCATGCAGAACTGCCGGAAGACGCGCCGACGCAGCAGCCGCTATTTCACTGAAATCCTGCGTCCTGGCAAGCAAACGGCCCGCATTGCGGGCCGTTTTTGTTTTCCTTGCTGGCTTCAGGCACCCCGCTCGCTGACGCAGCGCCACAGACCATGCCCCGAAGCCGCGTACTTGCGTTCGAACGGCGTCATCGCCTGCGCCGGCTGCCATGGCTCGACCACCTGCGCCGGACGACCTGCCAGCGCCAGCGCCTGCGCGAACTCGTCGATATAGACCTGCCAGTTGCTGCGGCATTCCAGGTATTCGCCGCACGCCGCCAGTGCCGGGAACACCGCATGGCCCTGCCAGCGCCGCCCCAGGTGGCCAATCTTTGGCCACGGGTTCGGGTACAGCACGTAGTGGCGCGCCACCGGCACCGCGTCGGCCTGCAGCATGCGCCAGACATCGACCAGGTCGGCCCGCGCCCAGCAGAAATTGGCCGGCATCGTTGCCTCGCCCCACCAGTCCTTGCCGGCCGCCAGGCGCTTTTCGGACTGGTCGACACCGATCACGTAGTGGTCCGGGAACGACGTCGCCAGCCGCAACGTGCTTTCGCCCACGCCGCACCCGGCATCCAGGATCAGCGGCGCGCCGCCGGCCTGCTGCCAGTTGTCGAGCGCTACGGCCAGCGCGCGGCGGCTGGCTTCGCCGATGGGCTTGCGGAACGGCTCGGCCAGGTGGCGCGCGACGCGCGCGGCCAAATGCTCGTGGACATCGGACTGCGCCGAAACGATGGTGCGGGAATTGGCAAACATGGCCGCCATTCTACCGGCGCCGAACCCGTCGGCTTGCACAGGACGCTGCAACCATGCCACTTTAGCGGCACAATGCGGGACAAACCGCCTGAGAACCCGTCCGCAAGCGCCGGACCCGTATGAGGAGCCAGCCCCATGCCATCGACAACCGCTACGTCCCGCCCGCCTGCCCGCCAGTCCGCTCCCCGCAATCTGCTCCACGCCACCGCCGCGCTGGTGCTGGGCAGCGCTGTTTTCACCGCCTTGGCGCTGCTGCCGGCCGGCGCCGCCCATGCCGAGGACCTGCGCATCGGGCTGGCCGCCGACGTCACCTCGATGGACCCGCACTGGAACAACGCCGGCCCCAACAACGCGATCGCGCTGCATGTTTTCGAGTCGCTGGTGTTCATGGACAAGAACGCCCGCTATATCCCCGGCCTGGCGCTGTCGTGGAAGCCGGTCAATGCCATCACCTGGGAAATCAAGCTGCGCCCCAACGTGAAGTGGCATGACGGCTCGCCCTTCACCAGCGAAGACGTCAAGGCCTCGCTGGAGCGCCCGGACAAGCTGACCAACAGCCCGGGCTCGTTCACGAGCTATACCAAGCCGATCGCCCGCATCGACACGCCCGATCCGCTGACGGTGCGCCTGACCATGAGCGTGCCCAACTACGCCAACCTGGCCAACGACCTGAACAGCGTGCCGATCATGCCGAAGAAGGTCGCCGCCACGCTGACGCAGGCCGATTTCGATTCGGGCAAGGCCATGATCGGCACCGGGCCATTCAAGTTCGTGCGCTTCGCGCGCGGGCAGGAAATCGTGATGGAGCGCAATCCTGACTACTGGGGGCCCAAGCCGGAGTGGGACCGTGCCGTGTTCCGGATCATCACCGACAACGGCGCGCGCAGCGCCGCGCTGCTGGCCGGCGACGTCGACGTGATCGAAAGCGTGCCATCGGCCGACGTGGCCAAGCTCAAGCAGAACCCGAAGTTCAAGGTCGAGCAGCAGGTGTCGTGGCGCACCATCTTCTGGCAAATGGACCAGTCGCGCGACAGCCCGCCCTTCGTCACCGACAAGGCCGGCAAGCCGCTCGGCAAGAACCCGTTCAAGGATGCACGCGTGCGTGCCGCGATCAGCAAGTCACTGAACCGCGACGCCATCGTCAACCGCATCATGGAAGGGCTGGCGGTGCCGGCGTCGTCGATCGTGTCGCCGCAGATCTTCGGGCATCCGGGCACCAAACCCGAAGCCTACGACCCGGAAGGCGCCAAGAAGCTGCTGGCCGCCGCTGGCTACCCGGACGGCTTCGGGCTGACGCTGCACGCCACCAACAACCGCTACCTGAACGACGCCGCGGTGGCGCAGGCCACCGCGAGCATGCTGACGCGCATCGGCATCCAGACCAAGGTCGAGACCATGCCGGTGGCGGCCTACTTCACGCGCGCGCGGCAGGGTGAGTTTGCCTTCCAGATGCTGGGCTGGGGCTCGGCGGCGGCTGATGTGGCGCTGCGCTCGATCACGGGCACGCCCAATCCCAAGACGGGGTATGGCACGTGGAACTGGGGCAAGTACAGCAATGCGCAGCTGGACCAGCTGATCGAGAAATCGCTGACCACCGTTTCCAGCGAGAAGGCACGCGAAGAGAACGCGCGCACGGCGGCAAAGTTTGCGCTGGCCGACCACGCGATCATTCCGTCGCACAGCCAGCTGGCGATGTGGGCGATGAAGAAGGGATTGAAGTATGAGGCGCGGACGGACGAGTGGTCGTTGGCGCAGTTTTTCCACAAGGAGTAAGCGCGGCGGCTCGTCATCAGCCCGCGGTTTTCTCCCTCTTCCGCTGAGGGGAGAGGGAGAACACCTTGCTTGGGCGAGTTCAGGCAGCTTGGGCGCACCCCACACCGCCCTCCCCTTTTCGTGTTTTCGCTTAGATCTTCAACCGTTCTTCCTGCCGCGCATTCGCCGCGCGCAGCTTCTGCACCCAGTCCCGCGCCGGCAGTCCGGTGGTGCTTTCGACCACCTCGGCACGCGCTTCCAGCACTTCCCACGCCACATCGATCTCGGGGCCGTTGAACGCCATCGCGATGATGTTGCCGTCATGCACCTCCGGGAACACCAGCACGCGGTTATCGAAGGCTTCGCAGATGCGCTCGATATTCTTCGGGAAGCTGTCGTGGTCGCCGAACAGGTTGATGGTCATCACGCCCGGCCCCTTCAGCGTGCGGCGGCAGGCGCGGTAGAACGCGGTGGTATCGAGCACCGGGCCGCGCGCGGTGGCGTCATACAGGTCTACCTGCAGCACGTCGATGGCGTCGGCGTGGGTGCCGTCCATCACGTAGTCCCACGCGTCCTGCTCGCGCACGGTCAGGCGCGCGTCGTCCTGGCGCAGGCCGAACATGCTGCGCCCGGCAATGATCACCGCCGGGTTCAGTTCGACCGCGGTCACGCGCGCGCGGCTGAACTGGCGATGGCAGAACTTGGTCAGTGCCGCCGCCCCGAGGCCGAGCTGCACCACATGGAACTCATCCACCGAGGGCGACAGGAACAGCAGCCACGCCATCATCTGCTGCGCGTATTCCAGCTCGATCGCATCCGGCTTGCGCAGGCGCATCGCCCCCTGCACCCACTCCGTGCCGAAATGGAGGTAGCGCACGCCATCCAGTTCGGAGAAGGTCACCGGCGCAAAGCGCGGCGTCATGCGTTTTTCTTCGCGTGCTGTGTCGGAGCCTGGCGCCTCGCCACGGTTGCGGTTTCCACGTGCCGGTCGGCGCGAGGCCACGGCTTCAATCGATTTGCGTTTCAGTAGGGTCATAGTGTCGAGAATTTCACGGCGGCCATGCACGGGCCGGCAGGCGCCTTACTTGCCCAGCGCCGCCTGGGCGCGCTGCAGCCACTCGCGGTTGTGTTCGCGGGCATGGCGCGGCCAGTGACGGGCATCGTGGACGATTTCGGCATACAGCTCGCGCGCGCGTTCGCGGTCGGCGGCGTCGGGCTGCGTTGCCAGCCAGTCGGCGAACAGGCAGCGCGGCGCGACGTCGCTGGCGCTGGTCAGGGCCTGCTCGAACGCGGCGCGCGTGCCGGGCGCGCCGGTGGCAGCCAGCGCGCGAGCATACAGCAAGGCGGGGTCGGGCTGCTGGCGCGCGTGCGGGCTGGCGGCGAACAGCTTCTCCAGCGTCACCAGCGCGGCGGACGCGTCGCCGTTGGCGAACTGCGCCTGGGCCAGCCCCTGCAGCAGCGCCGGATCGGACGCGAACGGGCCGTTGGCCGCGGCCTGGTAGTGCTGCAGCGCCTCGGCCGGCTCGCCGGCTTCGAGCAGTGCGGCGCCCAGGCGCATGCGGTGCGCCACGGTCGGGGCACGGTCAAAGTCGGCGCGGGCCTCGCGCACCGCCCGGTTGGGATCGACCAGCTGCGAAATGGCGCGCGTGGCCACGCGTGCGCCGCGCGACTGGCGCAGCTCGGGCAGGAAGATCGCAAAGAAGTAGACCACGCTGCCCAGCCCCGGGAACAAAAACAGAATCAGCAACCAGTACATGTTCTGGTGCGTGCGCACCGCATGCACGGCGAAAAACAACGCAACGATGATATGGAGGCTGATGCCGAAGATACGCATGGATAAGTCACCCTGTGAGGTCACCCTTTGAGGTCACCGGTGGAGCAATGGCCAGCGCCGAAGCACTGGCCGCCGGCATTTTGACAGAATGGCGGCGGCGCGATTCCCACGACTCATGCATTCAGCCCGGAATGCCCGCACCGGCCGGCTGCAGCCCCGCCACCGCCTGCGGCGTGAGCACCGCTTCGCCTTTCACCGCGCGCGCCACCAGCGCATCGGCGGCGTCGATGGCAATGCGCTGCTCGGCATACCAGTCTTCGTCGTAGTAGGTATTGCCATAGCGGTCGCCGCTGTCGCACAACAGGGCGACGACGGACCCGGCCTGCCCTGCCGCTTGCATCTGCTGCGCCAGGTACAGCACGCCGACGAAGTTGGTGCCGGTCGAGCCGCCGACGCGGCGGCCGAAGCGCTTTGCCAGGTAGCGCATGGCGGCGAACGACAGCGCATCGGGCACCTTCAGCATGGCGTCGATGCAGCTGGGGATGAACGAACGCTCCACGCGCGGCCGGCCGATGCCCTCGATGCGCGAACCGGTCGGCAGGGCCAGGTCCGGTTCCGGCTTGCCCGCCAGGGAGCTGCGGAAATAATCAAAGAACACCGAGTTCTCCGGGTCGGCGCACAGCACGCGCGTCTTGTAACGGCGGTAGGCAACGTAGCGGCCAAGCGTCGCGATCGTGCCCCCGGTGCCGCCGCTCGATACCAGCCACGCCGGCACCGGGTGCTCCTCCTCGGCCATCTGCTTGAAGATGGACTCGGCGATATTGTTGTTGGCGCGCCAGTCGGTGGCACGTTCGGCGTAGGTGAACTGGTCCATGAAATGGCCGCCGGTTTCCTGCGCGATGCGGTGCGACGCGGCATAGATCTCCGACGGGCTGTCGACCAGGTGGCAGCGCCCGCCATAGAACTCGATCGCCTCGACCTTGGCGCGCGAGGTGCCTGCCGGGATCACCGCCACGAACGGCAGCCCCAGCAGCCTGGCAAAATACGCCTCGGAGATCGCGGTCGAGCCGCTGGACGCCTCCACCACCGTGCTGCCCTCATGCAGCCAGCCGTTGCACAGCGCGTACAGGAACAGCGAGCGCGCCAGCCGGTGCTTCAGGCTGCCGGTCGGGTGGCTGGATTCGTCCTTGAAGTAGAAGCGGATGTCGGGATAGCCCGGCAGATCCAGCGGGATCAGGTGGGTATCCGCGGAGCGGTTGAAATCCGCCTCGATCTTGCGGATGGCTTCATGGGTCCAGTCGGAAAGTGGCATGGCGGCTTGCGGGCGCGGTGGCCGGGCATTGAGACAGGCCGTCAGCATGCCAGAAGCGACCACGGGCGGCAAAAATACATCCCCGCGCCGGCCCGCAAGCCGGCGGCTGACGGCAGGGCCGCAAGCTTACCGGTAGACCAGCACCGGGATCTTGCTGTGCGTCAGCACCTTCAGGGTCTCGCTGCCGATCAGCAGCCCCTGAACCCCGCGTCGCCCGTGCGAGGCCATCACGATCAGGTCGCAGTCTTTTTCTTCGGCCGCATTGATGATGGCTTCGTAGGGATGGTCGTTGACGGCGTACGTGGTATCGCACTTCACGCCTGCGCCGCCGGCCTCGTCGGCCAGGCCGCGCAGGTAGCGGGTGGCATCTTCCCACGCCTGCTTCACATAGGTCTCGCGCGTGTCTTCCAGCATTTCGACCTGGTAGGTCAGCACATGGTAGTTCGGACAGACGCGCACCGCGGTGATCCGCGCCCCCGTTTCCCGCGCCAGCACGATCGCCTTGCGGAATGCCGATTCAGACAGGTCGGAGCCATCGACCGCCAGCAGGAGATGCTTGAACATGATTGCCTCCTCGCTCGCCTATTGCGCTCACTTTCGATGTGTCATCGCCTTGCGGCCGAAAGTGTGAGCCGCAAGGCGCACGGCAAGGAGCGACCGATACCCCCGGTTTCGAATGATTCGTCACTCGATTGCAGTATAGGGCGCCATGACCCACGGCAATACGGGATACCTCACGCGCGCGATGCACCAAAAATGAGGAAGCCGGACTACGCCACCAAGGCGCGCCACAGCGCCAGCTTCTGCTCGAAATTGCGCGCCGCGTGCGCCGGGCTGGACGAAGGCAGCACCACCGTCTGATAGCCCTGCCCGGCAAACTGCGGCGCGAAGCGGCCGGAAGTGCCGCCATTGAAGCCGACGCGCTCGAGCGCGGGCGCCAGCTGGCGCAGCCGCGTGAAGTCGTTGGCCTGCGGATAGCGGATATTGCTGTCGAGGCTGCCCTCGCGCATGCATGCGCCGAGCACGTCCCAGACGCCGATGCGGTGCGCCAGCAGCCGCCCCAGCCGTTCGGCATAGGGCAGCGCCGGCAGCGGTTCGCCGGTCAGTGCGGCCATCAGCGGCCAGAACTGGTTGCGGGGATGGGCGTAGTACTGGCGCGCGGCCAGCGAGGCGGCGCCGGGGAAGCTGCCCAGCACCAGCACGCGGGTGTGGGTGTCGATGACGGGCGGCAGGCCCTGGTGCAGGTCGGTCTGGGACGGTATGGTGTCTGGCATGGCAGAAACGCAGCGGCCCCGACTACCTGCTTCGGGGCCGCTGCGTCAGTCGCCGGCCGTCAGGCCAGCAGCTTGTTGACGCGCTGCACGTAGGCGGCCGGGTCTTCCAGCATGCCGCCTTCGGCCAGCAGCGCCTGGTCGAACAGCACCTGCAGGCGGTCGCTGAACGCATCCCCTTCCGGCAAATCGCGCAGCTTCCTCACCAGCGCATGTTCCGGATTCAGTTCCAGGATCGGCTGGGCGTCCGGCGCCTTCTGCCCCGCCTGCTTCAGCAGGCGCTGCAGGTAGCCGCTCATGTCGCCCTCGTCCGACACCAGGCACGATGCCGATTCCGTCAGGCGCAGCGTCACGCGCACGTCCTTGGCCTTGCCTTCCAGCACTGCCTTGGCGCGCTCGACCACGTCCTTCCAGTCGGCCTCGGCCTTTTCCTGCTCGGCCTTCTCGGCTTCGTCGGCAAGCTTGCCCAGGTCGAGGTCGCCGCGCGCCACCGACACCAGTTCCTTGCCGTCGAATTCACGCAGGAACGACAGCATCCACTCGTCGACGCGGTCGGTCAGCAGCAGGACTTCGATGCCCTTCTTGCGGAACACTTCCAGGTGCGGGCTGTTCTTGCCCGCGGACCAGGTATCGGCCGTGACGTAGTAGATCTTGTCCTGCCCTTCCTTCATGCGGCCGACATAGGCGGCGAGCGACACGTTCTGCTCGGCGGTGTCGTTGTGCGTCGAGGCAAAGCGCAGCAGCCTGGCCACGCGTTCCTGGTTGGCCTGGTCCTCGCCGGCGCCTTCCTTCAGCGCCTGGCCGAACTGCTGCCAGAAGGTGTCGTACTTGGCGCGTTCGGCTTCATCCTCGCTGTCGGCCAGCGCTTCCAGCATCGACAGCACGCGCTTGGTGCAGCCCTCGCGGATCGCCTTGACGTCGCGGCTTTCCTGCAGCAGTTCGCGCGATACGTTCAGCGGCAGGTCGGCGGAATCGACCACGCCCTTGACCCAGCGCAGGTAGCCCGGCAGCAGCTGCTCGGCGTCGTCCATGATGAAGACGCGCTTGACGTACAGCTTAAGGCCGGCCTTGTGGTTGCGGTCCCACAGGTCGAACGGTGCGCGCGCCGGGATGTACAGCAGCTGCGTGTATTCGCTGCGGCCTTCGACGCGGTTGTGGGTCCATGCCAGCGGCGCCTCGTTGTCATGCGCGATATGCTGGTAGAACGCGGTGTACTGCTCGTCGGAAATATCGGACTTGTTGCGGGTCCACAGCGCGCTGGCCTGGTTGACGCTTTCCCACTCGTCGGTGCGCTTGTAGGTGCTCGACTCGGCGTCCCACACTTCCTTGGGCATGCGGATCGGCAGCGAGATGTGGTCCGAGTACTTCTGGATGATGCTCTTCAGGCGCCAGGCCGACAGGAAATCGTCTTCGCCCTCGCGCAGGTGCAGCGTGATGGTGGTGCCGCGCTCGACGCGCGAGATCGCATCGACGCTGAACTCGCCGTCGCCAGTGCTTTCCCAGCGTACCGCTTCCTCGGCGCCCACGCCGGCGCGGCGGGTTTCCACCGTGACCTTGTCGGCGACGATAAAGGCCGAGTAGAAGCCGACGCCGAACTGGCCGATCAGCGCGGCGTCCTTCTGCTGGTCGCCGGAAAGCTGCTGGAAGAATTCCTTGGTGCCCGACCGGGCGATGGTGCCGAGATTGCGGATCGCTTCGTCGCGGCTCATGCCGATGCCGTTGTCGGTGATCGTCAGCGTGCGCGCCGTGGCGTCGGCCTCGATGCGGATGGCCAGGTCGGCGTCGTTTTCCAGCAGGGAAGGATTCGCGATCGCCTCGAAGCGCAGCTTGTCAGTGGCGTCCGAAGCATTCGATACCAGCTCGCGCAGGAAGATTTCCTTGTTGCTGTACAGCGAGTGGATCATCAGGTGCAGCAGTTGCTTCACTTCCGCCTGGAAGCTCATCGTCTCGTGCGGTGCGGTCATGGTTCTCCTCTTGAATCTCGAAAACAGGCGAATCTGGGGTGGTCGGGTGGCCGTCGGGGGCCGGTGACGCCAGAAATAGGGCCGCCCGGGCCATTTTTCAAGGCCCGGGGAATGTAACGGGTGCAGCAAGAAGGCGGCTCAGCGCCGTTCCAGCTGGCGCGCCAGGAAGCGCAGCATGTCCGGGTCGCCGCTGCTGGCGACGTTGAAGCGCATCCACCCCGACGGCATCTGCGACGGCGAGAACAGGCTGCCCGGGGCGAACAAATAGCCCTCTTCATGCCCGGCGGTGGCGATGGCATTGGTATCGCGCCCGGTATCGGCCCACAGGTACATGCCAGCGTGCTGGCCCGGGAACAGGCGCAGGCCCAGCCGCTCCAGCTCGCGCCGGGTGTCGTCGCGGGCGCGGTCCAGCCGGGTGCGCACGCGCTCGACATGCTTGCGGTAGTGCCCCTCGGTCAGCACCTTGTACAGCACCCGCTCGTTGATCTCGGGCGAGGCCAGTCCCGCCAGCAGCTTGCTGTCGGTCAGCGCCGACGCCATCTCCGGCGGCGCGGCGATAAAGCCCACGCGCAGGTTGGCCGCCAGCGTCTTGGAAAAGCTGCCCAGGTAGATCACCCGGCGCAACTGATCCAGGCTGGCCAGCCGGGTCGCGGCGTGGCCAGGCGGGCACAGGTCGCAATAGATATCGTCCTCGACGATCAGGAAGTCGTACTGCTCGGCCAGCTTCAGCAGCTGGAAGGCCTTGGCGGCGGACAGCGAGGTCCCGGTCGGGTTGTGCAGCACCGAGTTGATGACGAACAGCTTCGGGCGCCGCGCCTGCACGATGCGCTCCAGCGCCTCCAGGTCCGGCCCCTCGGCGGTGTAAGGCACGCCGATCACCTGCGCACCCTGCGCGGCAAAACGGGCGAACATCACGAACCACGCCGGGTCCCCGACCAGCACGGCATCGCCGGGCTGCAGGTAGAGCCGGGCGATCAGGTCGAGTGCCTGGGTGATGCCGGAGGTCAGCACGATCTGCTCGGCGCCGGCGCCGATCTCCAGTTCCTCCAGCCGGGTGCGCAGTTGCTGGCGCAGCGGCAGGAAGCCCTGCGGCGTGCCGCTGGCCAGGAAATGGTTGCCCGGCTGGCGGCCCAGCCCGCGCAGCGCGCTGGCGATCAGTTCGCCATCGAGCCATTCGTTGGGCAGGAAGCCCAGCCCCGGCGCCTTGTGTGCCTCGGCGGTATGGAACATGCTGCGCAGCAGCCAGGTGACGTCGATATTGCGCGACTCGGCCACATTGGACGACACCGCCGCGGCCGGCGCCGCCGGCGCGCGCTCGCGCACGTAGAAGCCCGAGCCCCGGCGCGATTCCAGGTAGCCGAGCGCCACCAGCCGCTCATAGGCCTCGACCACGGTAAAGCGCGAGATGCCTTTTTCCTGCGCCAGCTGTCGGATCGACGGCATGCGCATGCCGGCTCGGAACACGCGTTCGTCGATGCGCATGCGGGCCCATTCGGTCAGCTGCTCGACCAGCGTCATCTGCGCCGACGGGATCGGGTCGGGCAGGCGCTCGGTAGGCGGCAACACCAGGCGCAGCGGGCGTCCGCCGGCCTGGGCGGAGGTCACGCGGGCGCCACTTGCGCCAGGCTGACTGGGGATCGCGGGGGTGGTGTCCGCGTCCCGGGTGTTCGCATCCATGTGCTGCTCCTGCAACTGTACTGAAGACGATCCGCAGAACTGTACCGGTACTGTACCGACTACCTTGTCTACCATCAAGCCACGATGAAGCTAGCCGTACCAACAAGCACAAGCATCCCCAAGGAGACACCGATGTCCGCGACCCGCAAGCGTTTCGACCACGATCCCTACCTCGATCACTGCGCCGCTACCGTGCTGGCGGCCAGCGCGGAAGGCATCGAGCTGGACGAGACCGTCTGCTACGCACGCAGCGGCGGGCAGGCCGGTGACACCGCCACGCTGGCACTTCCCGACGGCCGCACCGTGACCATCGTCGACACGATCTATGCCCAAGACCGCAGCCGCATCCTGCATATACCTGCGCCGGACGCCGCGCTGCCACGCGTGGGCGAGCGCGTCACGGTCACCATCGACTGGGCGCGCCGCCACCGGCTGATGCGCCTGCACACCTGCCTGCACCTGCTGGGCTCGCTGATCCCGGTGCCGGTGACCGGCTGCGGCATCTCGCCGGACTCGGCGCGGATCGACTTCGACCTGCCGGAATCGACGCTGGAAAAGGCCGACCTGACCGAGCGCCTGAACGCGCTGATCCGCGCGGAAACGGCGGTGCGGATCACGCTGATCACGCCGCAGGAGCTGGCCGCGCAGCCGGAACTGGTGCGCACCATCGGCGCGGCGCCGCCGGCGGGAACGTCGAGCATCCGCATCGTCGAGATCCCCGGCGTCGACCGCCAGCCCTGTGGCGGCACGCATGTGGGCAATACCAGCGAGATCGGCACCGTGGCGGTAACCAAGATCGAGAAGAAGAGCCGCACCAACCGCCGCGTGGTGGTGGCGTTCGCATGACCGCCGTGACTTCTGGCCTGCTCACCGGCCTGAGCGCCGCGCAGTTCCTGG comes from the Cupriavidus sp. P-10 genome and includes:
- a CDS encoding DUF2863 family protein, producing the protein MAGFRPKASPRLSPDAERLVADALALDASGSRMEDGYWERRLSQRLGRLLKNGSQTALDAALEHLFKHNADASDVLAEQAETLAESATIEVDGQRYDALLIAAPILAHTRYAIPSGALKPELAQTLAVHLQAHVLASATKVALSPYLYSIDQLPRTHSDTFALTHKLAAAALAGSVPKVDLRDLPETAPILADPRYLLAVVVAPHEQALFRWQEDAKEHHAERSVCLEQWRSQVQPSVALLLPGCEFELLLPDAFFLSCRESDKSIRPLTVRAAVNYLAGTLDISAGQLAAVVAAFGEEVVEEYRVGFTMRGEKDVIYGIVWPVYGREAGEVDADEKGNPLEQICEELRNAGVEDIFRHAALFDPEYCEDCGTPLYADRNGEIVHAELPEDAPTQQPLFH
- a CDS encoding spermidine synthase, whose protein sequence is MTLLKRKSIEAVASRRPARGNRNRGEAPGSDTAREEKRMTPRFAPVTFSELDGVRYLHFGTEWVQGAMRLRKPDAIELEYAQQMMAWLLFLSPSVDEFHVVQLGLGAAALTKFCHRQFSRARVTAVELNPAVIIAGRSMFGLRQDDARLTVREQDAWDYVMDGTHADAIDVLQVDLYDATARGPVLDTTAFYRACRRTLKGPGVMTINLFGDHDSFPKNIERICEAFDNRVLVFPEVHDGNIIAMAFNGPEIDVAWEVLEARAEVVESTTGLPARDWVQKLRAANARQEERLKI
- the trmB gene encoding tRNA (guanine(46)-N(7))-methyltransferase TrmB translates to MAAMFANSRTIVSAQSDVHEHLAARVARHLAEPFRKPIGEASRRALAVALDNWQQAGGAPLILDAGCGVGESTLRLATSFPDHYVIGVDQSEKRLAAGKDWWGEATMPANFCWARADLVDVWRMLQADAVPVARHYVLYPNPWPKIGHLGRRWQGHAVFPALAACGEYLECRSNWQVYIDEFAQALALAGRPAQVVEPWQPAQAMTPFERKYAASGHGLWRCVSERGA
- a CDS encoding ABC transporter substrate-binding protein; amino-acid sequence: MPSTTATSRPPARQSAPRNLLHATAALVLGSAVFTALALLPAGAAHAEDLRIGLAADVTSMDPHWNNAGPNNAIALHVFESLVFMDKNARYIPGLALSWKPVNAITWEIKLRPNVKWHDGSPFTSEDVKASLERPDKLTNSPGSFTSYTKPIARIDTPDPLTVRLTMSVPNYANLANDLNSVPIMPKKVAATLTQADFDSGKAMIGTGPFKFVRFARGQEIVMERNPDYWGPKPEWDRAVFRIITDNGARSAALLAGDVDVIESVPSADVAKLKQNPKFKVEQQVSWRTIFWQMDQSRDSPPFVTDKAGKPLGKNPFKDARVRAAISKSLNRDAIVNRIMEGLAVPASSIVSPQIFGHPGTKPEAYDPEGAKKLLAAAGYPDGFGLTLHATNNRYLNDAAVAQATASMLTRIGIQTKVETMPVAAYFTRARQGEFAFQMLGWGSAAADVALRSITGTPNPKTGYGTWNWGKYSNAQLDQLIEKSLTTVSSEKAREENARTAAKFALADHAIIPSHSQLAMWAMKKGLKYEARTDEWSLAQFFHKE
- a CDS encoding tetratricopeptide repeat protein, with the translated sequence MRIFGISLHIIVALFFAVHAVRTHQNMYWLLILFLFPGLGSVVYFFAIFLPELRQSRGARVATRAISQLVDPNRAVREARADFDRAPTVAHRMRLGAALLEAGEPAEALQHYQAAANGPFASDPALLQGLAQAQFANGDASAALVTLEKLFAASPHARQQPDPALLYARALAATGAPGTRAAFEQALTSASDVAPRCLFADWLATQPDAADRERARELYAEIVHDARHWPRHAREHNREWLQRAQAALGK